The following are encoded in a window of Terriglobales bacterium genomic DNA:
- a CDS encoding glycosyltransferase — translation MQSFLLHLFDYANTIILIYFIVTNTVYTFLMVLSLYSVSLHAKFASRTGYTDLLDSPVTPPVTLIVPAYNEEPGIVQTVQSLMELNYPEKEIIVVDDGSTDGTASALIEHFQLLKMDLIYRPSLKTKPPTAFYYNPDRPELLVISKENGGKSDALNVGLNMARSPYFCTVDADTLIEREALLRLMAPIMHSQENTIVSGGVVRISNGCTLQGGNVVEIDLPKTWLERCQVVEYIRTFLFGRPGWNALNATFITSGAFCLLQRDAVIKVNGFSTDTVTEDVDMVASLHRYFRTKKLKYRMVFTTDPICWTEAPLTISMLAKQRRRWQLGLTQTVMKHNQVIGSPRYSLLGLLSVPFHAYVEAMGCVIEAAGTFLIPFSFLIGAMPFSLFLLLMFLAVGYGTLLSMGSVLLEETTLKRYPGLNHVLILMGYAVLENLGYRQMVTLFRAQGVLQYFTGLREWELVKHRGLKSRMAPAHQ, via the coding sequence CCCGCACCGGCTACACCGACCTGCTGGACTCGCCGGTCACGCCCCCGGTGACGCTCATCGTGCCGGCGTACAACGAAGAACCGGGGATCGTACAGACGGTGCAGTCCCTGATGGAGCTGAACTACCCGGAAAAAGAGATCATCGTGGTCGACGACGGGTCCACGGATGGCACGGCTAGCGCGCTGATCGAGCACTTCCAGCTCCTGAAGATGGACCTGATCTACCGCCCCTCGCTGAAGACCAAGCCGCCCACCGCGTTCTATTACAACCCCGACCGTCCGGAGCTGCTGGTGATCAGCAAGGAGAACGGGGGCAAGTCCGACGCCCTGAACGTCGGACTGAATATGGCGCGCAGCCCTTATTTCTGCACCGTGGACGCCGACACCCTCATCGAGCGCGAGGCCCTGCTCCGCCTGATGGCGCCCATCATGCACTCGCAGGAGAACACGATCGTCAGCGGCGGGGTGGTCCGCATCAGCAACGGCTGCACCCTGCAGGGAGGCAATGTCGTCGAGATCGACCTTCCCAAGACCTGGCTGGAGCGCTGCCAGGTGGTGGAATACATCCGCACGTTCCTGTTCGGCCGGCCGGGCTGGAACGCCCTCAACGCCACCTTCATCACTTCGGGCGCCTTTTGCCTGTTGCAGCGCGACGCGGTGATCAAGGTCAACGGTTTCAGCACCGACACCGTGACCGAGGACGTGGACATGGTGGCGAGCCTGCACCGTTACTTCCGCACCAAGAAGCTCAAATACCGGATGGTCTTCACCACCGACCCGATCTGCTGGACGGAGGCCCCGCTGACCATCTCCATGCTGGCGAAGCAGCGTCGCCGGTGGCAGCTCGGCCTGACCCAGACGGTGATGAAACATAATCAGGTCATCGGTTCTCCGCGGTACAGCCTGCTGGGGTTGCTCAGCGTGCCCTTCCACGCCTACGTCGAAGCGATGGGCTGTGTCATCGAAGCCGCGGGGACCTTCCTCATCCCCTTCTCTTTTCTCATCGGCGCCATGCCCTTTTCTCTCTTTCTGCTGCTGATGTTCCTGGCCGTCGGATACGGAACCTTGCTGTCGATGGGTTCCGTCCTGCTGGAAGAGACGACCCTGAAGCGCTATCCCGGCCTGAACCACGTCCTCATCCTTATGGGGTATGCGGTGCTGGAGAACCTGGGTTACCGGCAGATGGTGACCTTGTTCCGGGCGCAAGGCGTATTGCAGTATTTCACCGGGCTCCGCGAGTGGGAGCTCGTCAAGCATCGGGGATTGAAGTCCCGGATGGCCCCCGCGCACCAATGA